In one window of Brassica rapa cultivar Chiifu-401-42 chromosome A07, CAAS_Brap_v3.01, whole genome shotgun sequence DNA:
- the LOC103828193 gene encoding uncharacterized protein LOC103828193, giving the protein MKQQHYLVVVFFVLFSFLLFVNLSEGRSGGVAEEYWKKMMKDEPLPEPIKDLLNNPFRTGQERFVKDFNTKSIVIIYHNPNV; this is encoded by the exons ATGAAACAACAACATTACTTGGTCGTCGTCTTCTTTGTCCTTTTCAGCTTTCTCCTG TTTGTGAATCTGAGTGAAGGAAGATCAGGAGGAGTTGCAGAAGAATattggaagaagatgatgaaggatGAGCCATTACCTGAACCAATCAAAGATCTTCTCAACAATCCATTTAGGACAGGACAAGAGAGGTTCGTCAAAGATTTTAACACCAAGTCTATCGTCATCATCTACCACAATCCTAATGTATAA